The Ipomoea triloba cultivar NCNSP0323 chromosome 13, ASM357664v1 genomic interval CAACAGCCTTTCTCATCTCAACTTACTAGCCAGCCCCGTGTTGGTCGAGTGAGATCTGATGCTCCAAATACATCCCATGTTGGGAAATTTCTAGTTCTAAAGCCTGTAGCTACCTCTGCTACAAAAGATGCACCTAGCCTAGCTAATGTTGCTGGTGGAAGAGTTGCACATGAGCCACCTCCAGTTTCTCCACTGTCTCCTCTGACTAGCTCAAGTACACCTAAGGTCTCTGCACCAGAGATCAAAGCTGGTGCCCCAGCACTGAATCTAAGATCCTCTACAGAGAAGAAATTATCTCTATCACAAGCTCAAAGCAGGAGTGATTTTTTCAATCTCATGAGGAAGAAGACTTCACCGAAAACTACTAAACTTCCAGATTCTAGTGCAGCATTTTCTTCCTTTAATTCAGAGGAATCTGATACAAGTAAAGGAGATAGCAGAGCTCCTGTAAGTCCTGTTGTTGAGGATGGTCAGATAACTAGCAATGGCACCTCTCATGGCACTTGTGACAATGCTCAGAGGTGTTCTGATGGAGTTGACCCATGTCTTGATGGAATGATTTATCCTGATGAAGAAGAGGCTGCCTTCCTGCGTTCGCTTGGCTGGGATGAAAATGCTGGGGAGGATGAAGGCTTAACAGAGGAGGAGATAAATGGTTTTTATCAGGAGGTAACTAATTCTGGTTTTCTGTTGCTTTTTGAAGTTTATAGTTGGATTTTATTTGGTTTGTTTATTTAGAATCTTAATTTTAGTTGGTTTGTTTATGCATCATAAATTTATTTGCTTGATTAATTGACTTAAGTGTTGATTTTGGTTCCTTGAATTCTAACTTAAGTCGGCAAGTACTATTTTGCCACTTCCATAATTTAGGTTTGACTTCTTGTTCAGGGTAACTATTTTTTGTGCCTCGATTGCTTTTTGTTCTCATCACCCATAAGAAATTAATCTCCAGCCGAAATACATGCCCTTTTCTATGGCAATGCATTACCCTTAGAAAATGAAAGGCAAATAATATGCCTCTGCCCTCTGATCTATGGGATTGTATTACTCATGGATTATCTTTCTATTTTTTGGAAAAGATAATCTGCCTCTGTTCATTCCTTTATCTTTtgcaatgcttttttttttttttttttttttttttttaaagtaaattaaGAGCTGAACTTTGGAGAAGGTAACAGTAGTTAGTTTGAAGAATTGAGCTTCTATAGTTATATACTTCTATTACTTGTTCACTCTATATATTCTATGTGGAACATATGGAATATTGATTATCAAGAATTAAGTATAAATGCAAATGGAAGAGAGAATTGACAAAGTTTTGGGTCATTTTCCATGTTTCTGGAGTAAAGGAAGTCTTCGTTTTCCAGTTTTTGCTCTATATtcgaatatttatattttcaagtGTAAAAAAATTCGATGTTATGGTAACAGTATTGTTTAGTCAATAAGAATGCTCTACTTTGCTaatttccaacttttttttttcttttttcctggTCGTCATCTATAGTACATGAAGGTGAAGCCATCGTTGAATAACTACCGAGGAGCTCAGCCAAAAAACTTATCATCTGAGTTTTCTGGGAAATCTGGAGCTGCTGCAACTGACTCGTGCTCCTCTGAAATGGAAGCTTAAAATTCTGATTTCTCTAGCATAGGATGATTATCTTGGGGAGAGTTTTGCTTCGTTTCCTCATCTCTTTGCTTTGGAGGTACGCAAAATTGTGTTCACGACGTCTTTATGAGCAAGGAtggcttttgtttttttctgtAGATCAGAGGAGAATAAGTTACTACTACTCATTCTGCTGTCCTGCTGGCTTTAGAGGAGGCTTAGGGTATCATCTCATCTAGTTAGTGTTTGATAAATACAGTAGTGGTTAGGAGATATGTTAgccttgaattttttttttcttcacccCACCCCCCTTCCTTCTCTTCCTCTGGTGCTTTTTCTTTCCATGATCATTTCAAAGCGGAAAAAAAGGCTTTTACAGTGTTTTTGCCAATTTTacaggaaaagaaaaattgcaagGTTCACCTTATACTTTCCTCttccatttatttttttgggtatgCTACAGACCTACCCGGTCTTTGGATATCTTTTGGGTTTTAGCCACAGCAGCAACCACGTTTgcatttcaactttcaaaagaAGTTATTGTGGCTCCATATAGTCCACTTGTGGAGTTGTGGAATGGTTATTTAGGTTAAGAATTTCCCCAAGCTACTGTTTATAATTGAATTTGCAAGGCACCCTatcctataataataataatattattaataataatgttaaatgCACGCAATTTATAgccttagtgtttttttttaatacaactagtcttattatattgtagtatctattcatacatactttctcaacctgttgaaacaCATAGGGTtagtatcgcctccactgaggcttgatcTAATGACCTCTCCTATCTGagtacaaggtgcttggcaaccTTAGTAtgttaaaatgtaatagaatAAGTTTTCGTGTAATATATATTGCCCGGGCTGTCGTGCTTTAATCATATTGTCCAGGTCACATGCATTCGTCTCTTGggacggcaaattatgctatggattcGGGTCTATCTTGCAATGTAGACCTgagtctatgttcataattttagaagtcatgttcacaattttagatcttagtatataaaatacagagttatgaaattgtgaacatgaaattataaaaatgtgaacataaagttatgaaaatatgaacatgaaattatgaacaagaagttatgaaattgtgaacgtggacccgggtccatggcataacaagtGTATTAGACCCTTTCTTTGAATTGCACAAGCCTCAAACCCTTATAATTGAACTAAGGGTGAGTTTTCTCACTTTAATGATGTACTTTGCAGGGTCAATGCTCGGGTCTTTTGAATGGCCTAGGGCCCTAGGCTCGCTTCCGGGGCCTCTAAAGCACATTGCTCGGGCACTTTCTCTTGGACTATGTACGCATTGGTTGGGTCCATTGTTTGGACTCGGTGCGCCTTCGAAGCACATCGCCTTGGCCCATTCTCTTAAACTATGTATACACTGACTGAGCCCTTTGATTGGGCTCTGCGTGCCTTAAGGGCCCCCAAAGCACACGGCAAATTTTGTGTTGACTAGGGTctaaaacaacgtcgttttgacttttgatatttaaaaaagaatctTGCTCCGcgcatgttagaataatgaacattttggagtaaaataatgtactttatgtgttagaataatgaaatttctagagtaagataatgtattttatgagttaaaataatgtactttatttgttagaataatgaaatttctaggataagataatatatgtattttatgagttagaataatgtactttatgtgataTAATAacgtattttatgagttagaataatgtactttatgtgttttttggacagtagtccacacaataatgattgaaagcGCACCGCTTGGGCCCCTTCTCTTTGATAATGTATACACTACCCGGACCCTTTGATTGGACTCGGCGCGCTTTTAGGGCCCCTAAGTACACCGCTCGGGCCCCTTTGCTTGAATCACCGTGCAGGTCGCCTAGGTCATTTGATTGAACCACTTATGCTgtttaaacttttttaattGGACCAAGTACGTCGCTCAAGCCTCATGCTTGAATCGTCCGTGCCACCCAACCGAGTGTCCATGTGCCATTGGCTATTCCTCGCCCCACCCATTCTTGGGTTTTCGTTACTCAGAGCCCCAAGTATGAGGGATCTTGTATATAGCCCTCGAGCTCTTGTCCTCTTGATTGAACATCATTTACTAGGATTACCCATGCACTTTGTTTGAGACTTTTTGTTCGGGACCATGCAAGCCTTTGGGGCCCTTACAATTCAATTAAGGGAGGTACTCAGGTTCTCATCGCTTTAACCACATGCTCTGGTTGGGTGACCTTTAGGATGGGATCCAAAGGTCGTGCTCGGGTCCTTTTGCCTTAGATGTATACCCTATTCGGATCATCGCCCTGAGGCTGGGTTATGGATTATTcctacccccccccccacccccgaAGCACATCACCTAGGACCTTTCGCTTGTTTCACTGGTATGTCGCCTGGACCTTTATAAGTAGGCCGCACTGGCTCTCTTTAAGCATATACGCCGCTCGGGTAACCTCGCGCGTTATTCCACCATTCGTCCATTGTGGTTGGGGCCGAGGTCCCGAGTATAAGGGATGTCTTCGCGGGGTTGTCTGGCCATCGCTCGCATGGTTGTTTCGTCTTTAGGATGAAACTAAGCCTCGTAAATGGCAAAATATGGTACTAATATTAGACAAGTAAAAATTATAACCATTTGTTGATCAATATAGTCCTTCACGAATTGCCATACGATAAGTGAATCTTCTTTAGAGaaatggtgtgtgtgtgtgtgtagagagagaaagtataaatgtgtgtgtgtgtatgtatgtattggatcaaatgagaacaagttAAAACTTATAAGATAAATGTGTGTatgcgcaaattttactgtggaccatggatcaaaacgatgtcgttttgattaatgaaaacagacggctGAAATGGCAtccgttccgcgccattcactttcagtttatacacactgcagttacatttcaacacaattgcagtttcttttcgatataattgtagtttcattcgacattacgcacttaaatatgtgaaattgttattcatttactttcaacacaactacggtttcttttaaaatacactgcagtttcctttcaacataattacaatatcatttcgatataactacattttcattggacaatatacagccaaaaaatgtgaaactgtatcttaaaaaaaaatgtgaaactgttattcagtttcattttatatacactatagttttctttcaacacaactacatttatgcttcaatataactacagtttcatttgataatataaaaacaaatgtggaacaatatcttttgagataaactgtaaTATCTTTACGGGGCTCCACCGCAGCCGCTTATGAAATGACGGCGTTTTGTGACCCTAGTCCATACCATATAACAACTggtgtgtatgtatattgtaGAAGGtcattattattagagttaataccacaaatggtcctctgactattaggctagtactccttttagttatcgactttcaattcaaccacaaatggtcctctgactttcatttttgacaatGAATAGTCTTTCGTTaagatttctgttaaataggtgttaaatctaggggtaatatcgtcaaattgattaatattattatgattacttctttttgagaattatatgacaccataattaatttcaaacattaataagcattaagttaataaatataataacaaaatggacgtgacaaatcacataaatgtacaaattaaaaaaattccatgattaatgttcgcaatttgtacttgattaattatattaattcaacggtggcgaccttcagttatgtcctaaacaaaatgtttgatcgattaatgaagagtgaaaactattaatcatccatgtatgaacaacgatgaaaattatggaaacaaggtttaaaaaaaattcttccattttaatctgttggttaaattaaaaacagatagctctaatattaaattttcattttgtatgcataattacaagaataatgtgtattgtctttttatttaggagtatttatatttgttaatttttcaattatgtttgttggtgaaaaattgtaaacatttttattttatgacaattatatatatcaatttgacaatAATACCCATAgatttaacacttatttaacagaatttttaatgaagaactatttgtggtcaaaaatgaaagtcagaggaccatttgtgatcgaattgaaagtcgagtactaaaaaaagtactagcccaatagtcagaggaccagttattaactattattattattattattattgcgtGTTGGTTGTATCTAAATTGGAATTTGGTAATTGGTGTGGTTAATCTCCGAAATTAAAACCCAACTTCCTCGCAAACCCTCTATCTCTATACTTGTTCTATATCTGCCCTAATCTCACTGCTCATCTTCCCCAATCTCTCTCGCTCTTTCGCCCTAATCCTACGAGTACGCActgctctctctctccctctgtCGCTCTCAACATATGCATATATTGCTGTCCGACTCTTCGACGCATTGCTCTGAACTATCTCAACACGTATTTTTCCCCACAACCTATTGttgttatacggagtaattaaattaacaaaaaaaagggGCCATTGTTTGGCGGTTATTGGAGCGGTTAGGGTTTCTTGGATCATTGTCTTCTGCGGTGACCACCGCTGGTTCTTCAATCGATTTCAGTTTCGTCGAGGTAGAGTTGCTTCGTCTTCTCCTCTGTTCCGATTGCGCGTTTTATTTCTGGAACCGACTGCGCTATTTGGGAAACCCTAGGTTTCCGGACTCTCTAGGGTTTTATAATTGCTCTGCAATGGCATGGCGGTCTGGTTAGACTACGACAGCTGTTGAGTGTCTCATTCTTGAGAAAAGAGAGGGACTATTGTTTGCCCTCAGTGTTTGTGGCTTCTCACTTTCTATGTTTGCTTTCGAATAGTAATGCCAAAGTTGACTGGAAAATGAGAGTCTGCTGATTATACCGTTTTCCATTGGGCACCATCTGTTTTCCCCTTGGAAGATGAAGGGAGGACTATTTGCATTTATGTGAGTGGCCTTGAGTTCGAGCTattgggaagttgatgatacaTATCAATTTTTGGCATACAGAATGGGCCTTGCCTTGCAACTTTTTGTAGGTCTAGCAACTTGATGCAATATAATCCCAATCGGGAAGTGTACGTGGAgaactgaagaaagaaaaagggtTGTGTATTCTATTTCTTGAGGGAAAGGTGGATATTGGTCAGATAAAATATAAGAGTGGTAATTTTTTGACTGCTGAAAGCCTCCATTCCACAATCACAGCTGACTCCTAATTTGGCCAGAGTATCAGCCAGTACATATaggattattgttattataggCTAGAACTGGGATAGATTTATAACAGTATCAGATTCTACATTGAAAAGGAGCTGCAAAAGGAAATTTTATTTTCCCATTTGATTTAGGTTGGCAGTTGGTAACATTGCCTGAGAGTGGCTAGCAGGAGCCTGCCTGTTGAAATACTAATCCATTGGAAATTGAATTGGTTTAGAAAGGAACGCTGACTAGTTAAGTATTCTTGTAGAGGAATCTGATGATGTTCTGTGCTGATGGAAAGGAGTGAACCTGCATTAGTTCCTGAATGGTTGAGAAGTACTGGAAGTATAACTGGTGGTGGAAGTTCAGGCCACCACTTTCATTCGGGTATTGGTTGATTGATATAACCTTTTTATGCTTACACTTTTTTCAATGTTTGTCTTCATTGTATTCTGACTTTTAGGTTTTCCCCTCTATCTTACTTGTTGCAGATATATCCTCAACCACACGAAATAGATCTTCTAGGAGCATAAATGACAAGGATAGCCCACGCTCTCAGTTCCTGGACCGAAGTTCATCATCAAATTCTAGACGAAGTTTAAGCAGTAATAGTTCTAAGCATCCATACAGTAGTTTCACTCGAAGCCATCGTGATAAAAACCATGACAGAGAGAAGGAAAGGTCAGCTAATTTGGAGCTGTGGGAATCTAACTCACCTGATCCTTTTGGGAGCTTACTAACCAGTAGGGTTGAGAAGAATAGTTTGAGGCGTTCTCAATCACTTGTTTCCAGGAAACCTGGTGAGTTGGTGCCTCGAAGAACTGAAGACACAAAAAATGGCATGAACAACATTCAGAATAATGCCAACGGTGTGCTTTCTGGAGGCAGTAATCTGAATGGAGATCAGAAGGTTTCCTTTGAAAAGGACTTTCCCTCTCTTGGAACTGAAGAGAAGCCAGTGGGCAGAGTTTCTTCTCCAGGGTTGACCTCTGCTATTCAGAGTTTGCCAATTGGCAATACAGCTTTGCTTGGTGGTGAGAAATGGACCTCGGCATTGGCTGAAGTTCCTGCTATAATTGGCAGCAATGGTGTGGGGAATTCATCTTCTCAGCAAACTGGTTCTGTAATCCTTTCACCTGGAACTTCAGGTGCAAGTACTGGTCTTAACATGGCTGAGGCTTTGTCACAAGGTCCAGCACGAGCTCGTGCCACGTCCCAGGTAACTAACTAACTTTTTTAACCTCTTCAGTAGAGACAGTAGTTCTTAATGTGCATCTGTTATCTTAAATTTCTGCAGGTACCTGATAAAACACAGAGGCTTGAGGAATTGGCTGTGAAGCAGTCCAGACAATTGATACCTGTGACTCCCACAATGCCAAAAGCCCTGGTATGATAACATACTGATACATGCTTGTGTGCGTATTTAGTGCAAGACACCATAGTCGAAAGTTTTATAAATAGTCTAGAATGTTGCTCCTGTATggatattatattttgttacatattcataatttattgtTATCATATGTTTGTACATgttaacaacaaatatttggaTGTTTTTTGAATTTGTCTGGTGTAATTattgtagtatacaaattggGAATTGAAATAACTTTCACATCTTTTCTTAATCCTTGATATGATAATGGTTGGGTGACAATGAAGTGAACTTACGTTCTTTATTGATGATCCTGTTTATATTAAATGAAGTAGAAGGCTTTGTTTCAAATATATTTGTTGCTTTTTATCCCTTTTTTCTATTAAAAGATGAAGATGTTATGATCCTCTGCATATTCTAAAATGTTCAATTTTGAAACGTTTGTTCTTTTGTTGTGAGTGACCAATGCaatattgaggagtttttggaTTATTTCAGCTCCACTTGTCTTTGGATTTCCTCTGCAATCTTGCACCATCTTAGTGCTCGTATTTACCaaaaagattgaaatatctttgttaaaaaatatcaatatcaatataATACATCATTTAAAGTTGCATTACATAATAGAATCATAGATTTAGATACAGTGCATTGTGCAATTGTGTAAGCTTATACTGGAAAGGTGATAAATCTGGGTTGCTGGGTATGTTCACTATTATATAAAGGAAAAGAATATAACCTCAAACACTTGCCACTTGGTATAGTCATCTGTCATCCATTGatccaataattaattaaagtgaTGCCTCAGTCCATGTTTCAATATCTACTTCTTACTCTGAATATCTGGACTCTTTTCAAACACCAGATAGCTAATGAGTACTTATGAGTGTTATAATTTCTGTATCCCATTTGTAGTGATGAACTCAATATTTTcctatcaatttttttataacatgTAGCAGTTGTATGTTAAATGATGTGCAAGCTGTTTATCAGAATACATAACTATCAACTGAGTTTCATTTCAGGTATCCAGTTCTTCTGATAAACTGAAGCAAACAAAATCAGCTGTTAGAGCAAGTGAGATGGTTGTAGCTGCTAAAAGCATTCAACTACAACCTTATTCATCTCAACTTACTAGTCAGCCCCGTGGACGAGCTAGATCTGACACTCCAAATACATCTCATGTCGGGAAATTTCTGGTTCTGAGGCCTGTTGCTACATCTGTTCCAAAGGATGCACCTAGCCTGACTAATACTGCTGGTGGAAAAGTTGCAAATGAGCCACCTTCAGTTTCTCCACTGTCTCCTTTGACAAACTCAAGCACGCCAAAGGTGTCTGCACTTGAGGGAAAAGCTGCTGCCTTGACACTGAATCCAAGACCTACTACTGAAAAGAAATTATCCATGGCCCAAGCCCAAAGTAGGagtgatttttttaatctcaTGAGAAAGAAGACTTCCACAAAAACCACTGTACTTCCAGTTTCTGGAGCAGTGTTATCTCCTTCCAATTTGGTGGGTGATTCAAATAAAGAAGGGGTTAGCAATTCTCCTCTAAGTTCTGTTGTTGAGGATGGTCAGATTACCAGCAATGGTGACCCTCATGGGACTCATGACAAGGCTCAGCAGTGTTCTGATGGAGGTGAGCTGTGTATTAATGGAATGATTGATCCTGATGAAGAAGCAGCCTTCTTACGTTCACTTGGCTGGGATGAAAATGCTGGGGAGGATGAAGGCTTAACAGAGGAGGAGATAAATGCTTTTTATCAGGAGGTAACTAGTTCTGGTGCCTGACTtgtttatataatgtaaataaatGAGCTTGAGTTAGTTCTGTTTTTTTAACTGATGGCACTGGCTCCTTCAATTCTGGCTTTCAAGTTGATAGGACTATATTTAGTCTTCCAGAGTTGAACTAGTGTTCAGTGTTATTTCATTCACTTGATTTTGTGTTGATAGTGATATTCACATCTTCACCCTTTTTTCTTGTTAAATCTCAATTATTGATTGTAGTTACTCCATACTAcgtaatttgattaataaaagaaatgatAGAATATGGAACAGCAATGAGGGCTTTACTGTTTTCATAATTTAAGCCTCGGCCTATTGTTCAGGCCAACAACTACTTGTAGCCTGGTAATTCTATAAATTGAATTGAACTTCAGAGCTTTAGACTTGATGTTTACCAAAAgctatttatcatttttttgtgtcgTACCTCTAACTAGATTGTCATATTTTCCTTGTGTGTGGATTAAAGATTAAATTGAGCACAGCCTTTCCAGTATTCATTCTATATTTGGTgcctgttttttattttttaaaacgtAAAAGGAAGGAGGTTCCCTGTTTGTGGGATCGATCTCAAATGGtagattttccttcttttcaaGGGTAAAAACAAGTATTCGCTTTAATAGAAAATAGCCTGCCAACAATGATGCTGTGCCTTATCATTTCCCTTATTTTGGTTGTACTTCTTGTCCCCTTTTGCAGTACATGAAATTGAAGCCAACATTGAAAATTTACAAAGGAGCCCATGCACATATGCAGTCTGAGTTTTATGGTAAATCTGGAGCTGCAGCAACTGAGTCAAGTGCTTCTGAATTGGAAGCTTAATGTTCTGATGATGATTTTGTTGGCGGAATTTTGCTTCTTTTCCTCGTCTGTTTCCTTTGGAGGTACGTTGAATTATGTTCACAAGCAGAGGACAGCCTTTTGCTTTATGTAGTCCGAAGACAATAAATTATTGGTGCTGTGCTGTCCTACTGTGGCTTTAAAGGAACAACTTTTAAGGGGATTGAgtttagtgtttgaaaattAGTGTTAGGAGATGTGTTAGTCTGCAGTGGTAGTGCTCTGGGCAAATTGCTTTTCTTGGAATTCTTTTTGGTGCTTTTTTTTTAGTGATCAATTCAAaggcgaagaagaagaagaagggggttttatagtgtttttttttccgCAATTTTACAGGAAAAATTGAAAATCACAAAAGTCCATTTTACAGTAACATCGTTTACTTCTCTCTGCTAGTGTGGCCTGTCAATATCTTTTAGTCACTACACTGCTGATCCTCATTAAAACTAAGTCCAAATCTGCAGCCAAATGGGCTAAAATTTTCTTGTACTTTTAGCTGTGATTACTTGCTTATTTGGCATATGATGTGGAGTCCAACTCAGCAAGAATTTTCCACCTAAGCATGCACTTTAACCAACGCAATTCTGAGGAAGCTCCTTTTGGAATGGCAAATGGCTTTTAATAAGGTCGGATGAGgaggaaatttttgtttatttatttctcCTAAAATGCTTCAAATTAACTTATATAGTGGAATAAACTATAAAGAATAGCATGTGTTTTTCTTTGCATGCATGTTTGTTGAATTGTTGTGGATACATCTTACATGTGTTTTGCACATATTGATGTGACTTTATAACCTATTTATACTCATTAATTACTGCTAAATATTTTAGTCTTGCCCATTTAAGAAAACATATTAAAGTGGGGTCTTTTGTCTTTTGGTAATAAAGTTATAATAAAGGTAACATTTAATTAGGGTACTAATATTTAAAACCTAATAACTCATTTTACTccctatatatttattaaacattattattaattatgtggATGGATTGCCCATTTGCACGGTTACAATGGCACTACTTGTTTACTCCCACCCAATTTTGAAGGCAAACAAATTCTTTTGTTTGTTGGaaggaattgtaattttgtgaaattttaatttttctcatttttatgaattagaattcCATCCTCCCCCTCCCCCGGTATTTCAATTTTGCAacaaaattatctttattttttcttacattccaaaaaaaaaaaaaaaacctaagacataattacatttttgtgatattttttttagatgtaagcatttacaaatcttaacattttattacttttaactaagttgtatatttttattattataaagttttTTGAATGTGAATTTATGAAGCTTAATGTTGCATGATTAAGTAAATTTTGAGATCTATTAAATATGTTCTAGTGGTACAAGTTTATATTAAGGTGTTTAAATAACAATTGCATTGCATTATAATTTCGACATAAATTTACTTGTTActtaagattaataataataataagtttgacATTTTGGTCTCTGTACTATCTATTCATTTTCAATTCTCATGTATACCCAACactgaaattgaaatttctagTAATTTTAGCCCTGTGAatcaaacactaaaatttaaatttaaattttattctcacactattcttctttttttttttgggataaaaagacttaattcattaaattagAAGAAAGACAATCAACAAGATAAATAGGCGGAGTATCAAACCACTTCCTGCAACCTAACACAGAAACGACTTTTCGAGCAACAGCGTGGGGAGCatgattcgcagatcgcttagcaCAACGGAAATTAACATCATTTATACTAGATGCTAATTTCTTTacatcatcaataatgaaaCCAAAAGCAGAATTAGAAGAGTCTGAACAAATTGCATAATAAACTAACTGCGAGTCTGTCTCAACATCTCCCATTCCCGTGCCTTTCAACCAACTAAGGGCTTCATGAAT includes:
- the LOC116001980 gene encoding uncharacterized protein LOC116001980; amino-acid sequence: MERSEPALVPEWLRSTGSITGGGSSGHHFHSDISSTTRNRSSRSINDKDSPRSQFLDRSSSSNSRRSLSSNSSKHPYSSFTRSHRDKNHDREKERSANLELWESNSPDPFGSLLTSRVEKNSLRRSQSLVSRKPGELVPRRTEDTKNGMNNIQNNANGVLSGGSNLNGDQKVSFEKDFPSLGTEEKPVGRVSSPGLTSAIQSLPIGNTALLGGEKWTSALAEVPAIIGSNGVGNSSSQQTGSVILSPGTSGASTGLNMAEALSQGPARARATSQVPDKTQRLEELAVKQSRQLIPVTPTMPKALVSSSSDKLKQTKSAVRASEMVVAAKSIQLQPYSSQLTSQPRGRARSDTPNTSHVGKFLVLRPVATSVPKDAPSLTNTAGGKVANEPPSVSPLSPLTNSSTPKVSALEGKAAALTLNPRPTTEKKLSMAQAQSRSDFFNLMRKKTSTKTTVLPVSGAVLSPSNLVGDSNKEGVSNSPLSSVVEDGQITSNGDPHGTHDKAQQCSDGGELCINGMIDPDEEAAFLRSLGWDENAGEDEGLTEEEINAFYQEYMKLKPTLKIYKGAHAHMQSEFYGKSGAAATESSASELEA